Part of the Syntrophomonadaceae bacterium genome, CGTTTGCATTGATAGTAAAACTGGTTATTCTCCCGTTTAACTTCCTCCGTGATTCAATAATGCTTAGAAAATCACTGAAATAGTATTCAACCCTGGCAAGGTTCATCTCATCTAAACAAACAAAGTATGGCTTTTCAGGATTATCAATTGCCTCAAGTATAATCTTCGTCAAGGGCCCCTTAATAAACTCACCCTTTAAATTCTGGTAACCAATTAAATCGGCACTATCATTCCAATCCGGCCGTACAGCAATCAATCGATAACGCCCGTTTTCTGCTGTAGCCCCTATAGATTCCGCAAAGAGCTCCCCGATTTTGCTTTTACCTGTACCAGAAATACCAGCCAGGATGACAAACGGTTTCGTTTTCAAAGAAAAGAAGAAATTCTTGATCAGGTCCTGCTCAAAAACAAAGCCACGTGAAGCTATGTAGTTGCAACAATGTTTAAGAATATCTTCAGCAGTGCCTCGCATCTTTCTATCAAACTGCTCCATGTCTTTTATTATTCTCTCCCGCGGCATGTCAGGAAGCACCTGCCTTTCCCCTCCTCCTAAGTCCTTTTTATGTAGAACAAAAAACTTATTCCCGTAAGGGTCAACGTCTAAACTTTCGTAGAGAAAGTCTCCCGCATAGTGAAAAAGCTCCCCTTTCTGTTCCCGGACAAAAACGTGAATAGGGTAGCCATCTTCCCTTGAGTCAATAATCGATTTATTTGACTTCATGTTTTCGTTATACACCTTACGGTCATCCACTTTACGGCCTTCTAGATAATATTTAAGCACGTTCTCTTCTTCATCCAGCCAAGTATTAGCATATTCCTCTCCCGCAATGGTACACAGGATGATTACGCCCCGATACTCATCACTTTCTATGGGATGGATTCCTTTCATCTGATTTTGACCGGAAAGCAAAGATATATCCTTTGCGCTTGCTGCAAAATCCAAAGGCAGCTCCTTTAAATCCGCTAGAGATAGCTGATAAGTTTGCAGACCTTTATAATATTCATATAAATGCCGAAAGGCATTTCTTCGCAGTTCCTTTCTAGCTTTCTTATTGTTTAACTCAAAAATATACTCTTCATTAATCTGAACCAATCCCGCATTTTCATCGTAGCTAATCAAATCACTTAAGGCTGCCAGCGGTTGAGTTACAATAAGGTTTTTAACTTCACTATCGGATAGTGACTGAACCCTTGACATCTTTTTATCTTCTTTTTCCGGCAGCTTACCATTTTTTATTCTTGTTGCATAATAGGCTTTAAACCCCTGCACAACATCGCTCATTTCTGCGCTTCCATCAGATGATAAGTAATCAAGCATGGCAAGTACAGTAACCATCATATACGATGCCTGGCGCTGCCTTAACTTTCTATCAAGCACCTCTGCTAACATTAGTAGACCCCCGTTTCAGATCTAATAAGGTTTAAGTATTACTATATTCCATCATACCGATTTTCCCTGCCCATTACTAGAAAACAACAGACATTATTTGATTAATATTGGTAATTAGAGCTATAAATTTGTCTTAACAAGTGGGTGCAAAATGGATTGCGCCGTCCTTCTGCCCGGGCAGTTTTTGCGGCGCCTGGAAGAAGATCGAAGCCAGTATCTGTCGACAAAAAGCTGTACGGTTGTACAATCGATGGTCCCGTTGATCTGCCCTTTGGGAAGATCAGGAAATGCAATTGTAATGTTAACAGGCATCTGTTATATTTTTAATATAACAGGGGGTGTTGCGATATGTCTGAGACATGAATGCTCCACATTAGGTTTCTAGCGGGAATGCTGGAACAATTGGCCACATATCTTCATTCCCACCCAATCTTCCCCATCAAGGAAGAGGATCGGGGCGGGCTATTCCCCCTGAAGGGAGAGTATTCATGCCAAGACACGAATATCTAAAGGAAAAGCTCCCGGCCGTATGCCATTTTTTTAAGAATAACGAAAGAGTATTGTTGGCTCTCCTCTTTGGTTCTTTTGGCACACCAGACATGCACTTTAGCAGTGACATTGATATTGCGGTACTGCTTGATGAGGATATCAGCCTGATGGAGGAATTGGCGATCTCCGCGGAACTGTCAATCCTTCTGGGTAGGGACGATATTGATCTGGTACTGCTTCGGCAGGCCCCGGTTAATGTTGCTTACCGGGCACTAGCAACGGGGGACATCATTTATTCACGGGACCCGGAACTGGTTGCCGACTTCGTTGAAGAAACATTAAACCTGTACCTGGACTTTGGTCTGCGCCTCCAGGAAATGGACCGTGACTTTGACCTGAGTCTGAAGGAGGCGTATGGAAATGGTAAATGGTGAAAAAGTAAGAAACAAAATCAGAGAGATTAAAAAAGCGGTGGACAAGCTGCAAAAATACAGGGAAATCTCAGAGGACCAGTTTCTGCAAAACTTCGAAAGCACTGATGCCGCCCGGTATAACCTGCAGGTGGCCATTGAGGCTATGCTGGATATAGCCACCCATATTATCGCCCGCAAGAATTTGGAGCTCCCAAAGAGCAACGCCGAAGCTTTTGCCATTCTCTGCCGTCATGGCATTTTGTCCAGAGAAAAAGAAAAGGTTTACATGGCTATGGCCCGCTTCCGAAACAGGATAGTTCACCTTTATGACCAGGTGGATGACCGTGAGGTTCACAAGATTATCCGTGAAAACCTGCCTGACTACAGCGTTTTTATAGGTGAGGTTACAATGTTTATGGAGCGTGAAGCTGATTAGCGGATGGCCGGAAAAATTTAAAAGTTAGAAAAACCAACAAGTGGCTGAAAATAAGTATCAGGGTTTATATGAAAGATATGTAGCGGAATATTTATCTTGAATTCGGCTTGAGGAAAACGGCTGGCTCGGTGTTATTATCCTTGCAAGTGGAGGCGGTTATTATGGGACGGGAGGACATACTGCTGCCCTCGGCAGTCGAAGCGATTGGCGGCACACCGCTGGTGGAGCTTGCCAGAATGACCAGAGAACTAAACGGGCGCATTCTGGCAAAGCTCGAATTGCTGAATCCAGGTAATTCTAAAAAAGATCGCATTGCCCGCCAGATGATTGAGGATGCTGAAGTCGATGGCCTGCTGCAGCCGGGGCAAACAATTGTCGAGATGACCAGCGGCAATACCGGAACCGGGCTGGCGATTGTCAGCGCTGTGAAGGGCTACCGCTTTGTGGCGGTGATGTCGCGCGGGAATTCGGCGGAACGCGCACGCATGATGGCCGCACTGGGGGCTGAAGTGGTGCTGGTCGATCAACTGCCGGACTCAGTGCCGGGGCAGGTATCCGGCGGCGATCTGGCGCTGGTGGAAGCAAAGGCCAACCAGATCGTGCTGGAACGAAATGCGTTCCGCGCCGACCAGTTTAATCTTAAAGGTAGTATGCGCGCCCATTATCTGTACACTGGCCCGGAAATGATAAAGCAGGCAGCGGGCAAGATAGATGTGTTCTGCGACTTCGTGGGGTCTGGGGGTTCGTTTGCGGGCTGCTCACTGGCGCTGAAAGAATATAACCCCGGCATCAAATGTTATGTGGTCGAACCCGAAGGTGCGGCAGCGCTGGCTGGTGAAGCGATCACACGGCCCAATCACCCCATTCAGGGGGGTGGTTATTCTATTCCAGAACTAGCTCTGGTGGATCAGGCCACAATAGACGGCTTCCTGACCATTACAGATGAAGAAGCGGTTACAACTACGCGGCGGCTAGCCAGCGAAGAAGGCTTGTTCGCCGGCTTTTCCTCCGGGGCCAATGTTGCAGCTGCTCTAAAGCTCGTGCAAGACCGCCATGCTGGATGCACGATTGCGGTGCTGTTGTGCGATTCTGGTCTCAAGTATCTCAGTACAGATTTGTGGACATAGGCTCTTTCGTTACCCAGAACTGGGTACTTAGTACATGTAATTTTCATCGTAGACTCCCACGCCGCCTGTGGCACCATCAGAGGATGAAAAAGTCAGTGCGACACACTTCAATCTGGTACTGGCGTAGCCAGTACCTACGAGTTTCTCACATCTAACTTCTCACATCCCACCTCTATTTTCAGGGTAGATATATCCTAGGATATTGTTAAGGGTAAGTTGAAGGGAATAAGGTAATGAAATGCAACAAGTCAAGTAATGATGAGCTCTATCTCAGACTTAAAAACGAAATTGACAGCATTAAGAGCAGATATATCTTTTTAGAAAGATTATTTGCCGCTGCACAGGGCAGCAATTGTGAGATGTCGGCTTTTCTTCAAAGCCCGGCAGGACAGGCTCTTTTTAACAACGCGGTCATGAAGCTTGTTTCAGAGCAGCTCATATCACCCGTGGGCAAACCCAATACTGCGCATGGGTTACATTTAAAATACAGAATAAATAGAAGTTTAGAAAATAAAGATAGTGATTTATTAGCGCAAATTATTAGAAGCATAACGCCTCCGGCGTCGGTGGATTACTATATTAAAAATCCGCAAGATTACTTGAATGATAAGGTGATCATTGAGATCATTGTGCTTTTTCTCAAACAGAATAATAAAGACTTAATTACGGTGAATGAAAGGGCATATCAGCTTTTTGGCGATGAAAAATTTTTTAAGGGAGAAGGCAAAAACAGAAGCTGTGGTGAAACTGTGCTGAAAAGGCTGGGGCTCAGTTATAGTAGTATAGGTTGTCAGGACACGGTGGAACCATTTTTTAGCTTTCAAAACAAGGACTTTTATTCCCTGGCGGCAAGAAATATTTACATCATTGAAAATAAAGATACCTTCTGGTCGTTTAAACGGAAGATCATGGACACACCTGCGAAAATAAAAGCAGACATGCTTGTTTACGGTGAAGGAAAGAAAATTGTCAGCAGTTTCCAGTTTTTTGCGGAATACGAAGTAAATGCGAAAGAGGATCATTTCTTCTACTTCGGTGACCTGGATCCCGAGGGAATTAACATCTACTGCCAACTTTTAGACGAATACCCGCAATACAAAATCTACCCCTTTGCGGAAGGATATCAGGCTGTTTTGGAGGTTGGCACGCTAAGAGAGCCTGTAAAAACTCCGAAAGAGCAAAGGGTTAAAAAAGCAAATATTGAAAGGTTTGTCCAGGCCCTGGCAGAATCCCCGGGATTAAAGAAATTTGCGTCAGGCGGGTCCTCCGGAACCTTGGATCTAGCTTGGATCTTAATGCTGAAAAAACATCTGACAGAGGGCTTCTATATCCCTCAGGAAGCGCTTTCAGCTGCCAAAATGAAAGAAAGGTTTGGAGCCGAATAGAAATGATGGATACAAGGCGCAATATTCTGCTGCAAGACGACAACCTGGCCCAGGAAATCATCCGCGAAAACACCGGGGGAAAAGACCCGGAGCTTTCCCTGGTGGAAGACTTTTTGGAAGAGCTGGAATTGAGGCTGGAACAAGTCAAAATCTATTATCCCATCTTGGAACTCTTGCGGAAACGAAAGACGGATGAGGAATTTTTCGGGCTGGTTCCTGAACTGTGCTTTTTAACCCTTTCCTATTTGATATATGAAGGGAAGCTGAAGCATAAAGGAATTGCCTTGCAGGATTTACAGGCTTTTTTGGCCAAAGCTTTGCAACAGATCACGAACTGGAACCTGGATTCGGAAAAAACAAGGAAACTGACGGTGGAAATCCTGGACGGGCTGCAAAACGGGGGCCGGAATTTCATAGTAAATACCTATAGCTTTAAGAGCGGAAGTTTCAGGGAAAGGTATGTCAAATTTCTGGAAATCAGGCAGTCAGAGGAGGGCGTGCTCCAATACTATATCACGGAACAGGGGGTTGACTTTTTTCTTAAGACCAAGGAGTTTCCTGATGAAACTAAAATTACCATCAACCTGCTGCTCTTCCAAAAACAGATGGAAAAAGGTGCCTTCGGCTTCGCCTATGAAACGGTTAGAAGGCTGAACATGGAGGTCCAGAAAAAGAAAGACCGGAAATACTCCCTGCTCGAAGGGCTGATGTATGGCCGCCTGGATTTGGGAGCAGCTTACAATAGCTATCATCAAAGTATCGTGATGCAGTTTCAGGAGGAAGCCGAGTTATTTGCTGCGTCGGTGAAAAACGTCAGCAATGCCTATGGCGAGTATGTGGAGAGAATCAATAACGGTGAGGCTACGGATAAAGAAATCCGGACCTTTACGTTAATAAAAATAATTGAGAAAGAAGTCAGCAGGGCCCAGACCCTGCATACGCAACTTTTGCGGGAAGCCGTGATTTTTACCAAGGAATATGATCAGGCTCTGGCGGTCAGAAGAAAAGCTATCTTTACCGAAAGGTTTAACTTTCAGAGTGAATTGGAAAAGCTGGTGAACCAAAAACCCGAAGCTTTGAAGTTCTTGTTTGAGCCTTTGCTTAATCCGTATGTCCGCAAAAGCTTTAATCCCCTGCGGGCCCTTGAGCCGCAGCGGGTGATAAGGAGCCGGCAGGAGGACGAAGCAGGCCCGGAAAGCGATCATGAGGCTGGGAGGGAGACAACCGATTATCTCACCAGCAAACGGGTAAGAAGAAACTTCCTGTTCTATGCGGCCAGACTCCTGAAGGCACTGGATACGCCGAAACGACAGATCGGTCTGCAGGACTTTTGTCAGAGTCTGATTGACAAGTATTCGGAAGACGTTGTTTACAACGGGGATTTCTTAAGCTTTCTTTTGGAAATGAACCGGGATAAGAGCATCGGGGAATATTCCAGGGTTTTCTGTTTTGGTTATGGGAAGATCAAATTGAATGAAGAACTAATCACCATGGAAGAGGTCTTTTTCCAAGCGGCCTTTGCTACTCATATGGAAGGGAAAATGAACCAAGTTACGGTGCAAAGCTTTCCCGAAGAAGAAGTCGAACTTTTGCCGGGACTAAAAGTAACCAATATGCTGTTTAGAGGAGAACGAAACTGATGCGGCCAGGAACATTGGAAGTGTTGGATGAAGCGCTGGAAATATTAAAAGCCCTTTTGCAGGGTGAAGAAGTAAGCAAAAACAAGAATGGGCTTTTATATGAAAAATACCGTTATCGCACCGATGTGGAGGAAATGCTTTATCACCTTGCCGGTAAACTGGAACTCAGGGTTTATGCGGGAAACGAGAGGTTGTTTATCTGTCCGGAGGCCGGCAGCCGGCTTTTCGGTTGGACAAACGAAGAGCTGCGGGATAAGATCAGTTACATCTACACCAACAGTGAATTATTTACCGGGTATTTCATCATCATGACACTGGTTACCATGTTTTACCGGGAGGCCTATCCGGATACCCCGGTAGCCTACATCAAGCTGAACGACTTGGTGGAAAGCGTTTCTAACCGTTTGGAAACCCTTTTAAAAAAGGAGGATTTGGAGGCTGTCAGCCAGGAAAACCAGTTTGACTTTACGGAAATCTGCCGGATCTGGCAAAGACTGCCCGATGCCAGGGAAGGGGTTTCCGGAGGCAAGAACGACAAGGTTGCTTTCGTGGAAAACATCTGCAAATTTTTAAATAACGAAAAACTGATTGTGTTGGATATGAACCAGAGAATCATTTATCCGACGGAACGGTTCAAGACGATTATCTGGAACTATTATGAGGATAGAGACAACAGGAAAGACCTGTTGACTTTCGTCCGAAGCTTGGAGGCCAACGGCTGATGCCCCATATCAAAAGCATAAGGCTTGTCAATGTACATTTTAATAACGCCACCCAGTTCTATGACGACTTTACCATGGAGCTGGAAGGAAGGAATACAACCTACGATCTGGAAAACGGAGGCGGTAAATCCCTTTTGTTGCTGATGGTCCTGCAGACGGTCTTGCCCAAATCTTATCTCAGAAGGGAAAAACCACTCAGCCTGTTGTTCCAGGGTGGGAAGGACAGGACCTCCCATGTGGCTGTGGAATGGATTCTGGAAGAGGGAAGCGGTTACAAATATTTGCTGACCGGTTTTTCGGCCAGGAAAAGAAGGGGCACTGCTGAACCGGCGGGAGCAAATAGTTCCGAAGAAGAGGAAGGGCTTCAGGCAGCGGATATTGAACACCTGAATTGGTGCGTATTTTATAACGACAATCGGGTTACAGGGATCAGGTTCGTGCCGCTGCTTGGGGCAGAGGCCGGGAAAAAAAGCTATGCCGGGTTTGAAGAAATCCGGAAGTATATCCAGCTAATCAGGCAAAAAGATGTCCCAGCGGAGGTTTTTGATAGAATTGACAGATACCAGAGCTATATTTCTGCTCATCACCTCCTCTTCGCCGAATGGAATATCATCAGAGGAATCAACAGCGGTGAAAATAATATCGAGTCTTATTTCAGACAAAATGCCACCTCCAGGAAACTGATCGAAAACCAGTTTGTGAAAATTGTGGAGGACGTGGAGGCCTTAAACAAGGGTGAAAAAGGTAGCGACGACAGCCTTTTGCTGGCAGATACCTTAATTGAGATCAGAACCAGGCTGAATGAATACCTGCGGCTTAAAGGACACATGGCCGAATATGAGAAGATCAAGGAATACTATGAGGAATTCGGCCAGAAAAATGAGGAGTTCCTAAAGGCTTATCAGGAGTATGAAGCCTGTAAAATACTGGCTGCTGCTATCCATAAACTGATAAAAATCAAATTAAAAACCCTGGAAGAGAAAAAAACAGCAACCAAAGCTAAATTAGACTGCAGCACGACCGGCAGCATCGAGGGGCAACAGTTGAAAAGACTCCTGGAGGCCGGTTTGGTGAACCATGAGAAAGAAAAACTGGTTGCTGTATTGCGGCGCTTGGAGGCGGAAAAAGACCAATTGGCTGCGGGACAAAGGGAACTGGAGAAGCGGCTCAACCACCTGCTGACACTGGAGGGTTATGGAGAATACCGCAAAGTGAAGGCCAAAGTCAGAGAGATAAGGCAACGTCTCCAAACCTTGGAAACGAATGAAGACAGTGTGCAAACAGACTACAGGGTAGTGGGAGGCAAGCTGCGATACCTGACGGACAAGCTCTTTCAGGAGCTTGACAAAGAGGAAAAGAAAACCAAAGCGACTAGGGATGAACTTGAAAAGGAAAAAGAAAATGCCCAGCAGGAAAGAATAGATAACGAAAAGATAGCCGCCAAACTGGAAGGAGAGATGGAAACTCTTATCCAACAAGAGACCAGTTTGCAGGCAAAGCTAAAAGGTCTGCACGATTTCTTCCTGAAGCGCGGAGAAATGGACGCCTTCCTTCAGCCCGAGCAGTTTTTGCGGCACCTGGAAGAAGAACGAGGCCGGTTTCTGTCAGAACTTGATTCGATTAGCGAAAGAATAAAATTTATCGATTCCGAGCTGCAGGATCTAGGTCTGCTGGCAGTAAAAACAGAGGGTGAAATTAATCGTAAAAAGGAAAACAAAAAACCGATGGAAAGCTGGCTGGAAGCCTGGCAGTTTGAACTTTCCGGACTGGAAAAAAAGGCTGCCGGCTTTGGCAAAAACACGGTGCTGGAGTATAAGGAAGGATTGCGGCAATTAATTCATAAAGAAAGCCTGAGCAAGCTGGAGAAGGAGATCGAATCCAAAAGATTGCGG contains:
- a CDS encoding AAA family ATPase is translated as MLAEVLDRKLRQRQASYMMVTVLAMLDYLSSDGSAEMSDVVQGFKAYYATRIKNGKLPEKEDKKMSRVQSLSDSEVKNLIVTQPLAALSDLISYDENAGLVQINEEYIFELNNKKARKELRRNAFRHLYEYYKGLQTYQLSLADLKELPLDFAASAKDISLLSGQNQMKGIHPIESDEYRGVIILCTIAGEEYANTWLDEEENVLKYYLEGRKVDDRKVYNENMKSNKSIIDSREDGYPIHVFVREQKGELFHYAGDFLYESLDVDPYGNKFFVLHKKDLGGGERQVLPDMPRERIIKDMEQFDRKMRGTAEDILKHCCNYIASRGFVFEQDLIKNFFFSLKTKPFVILAGISGTGKSKIGELFAESIGATAENGRYRLIAVRPDWNDSADLIGYQNLKGEFIKGPLTKIILEAIDNPEKPYFVCLDEMNLARVEYYFSDFLSIIESRRKLNGRITSFTINANGLAEKIYFPENLYIIGTVNMDETTHSFSRKVLDRANTIELTHVALNQFPLVKDKIIEPLEVNNAFFRSDYLLLTDCFAGNEEYIKEKVEVLEAINQMLMPCGFQVGYRVRDEFCFYLLYNKMLGLLPEEKAIDFQIMQKILPRIQGSVMEIEDILTKLENFCRTSYPMSYKKVEFMRRRFERDGFTSFWP
- a CDS encoding nucleotidyltransferase domain-containing protein, encoding MPRHEYLKEKLPAVCHFFKNNERVLLALLFGSFGTPDMHFSSDIDIAVLLDEDISLMEELAISAELSILLGRDDIDLVLLRQAPVNVAYRALATGDIIYSRDPELVADFVEETLNLYLDFGLRLQEMDRDFDLSLKEAYGNGKW
- a CDS encoding DUF86 domain-containing protein — translated: MVNGEKVRNKIREIKKAVDKLQKYREISEDQFLQNFESTDAARYNLQVAIEAMLDIATHIIARKNLELPKSNAEAFAILCRHGILSREKEKVYMAMARFRNRIVHLYDQVDDREVHKIIRENLPDYSVFIGEVTMFMEREAD
- a CDS encoding cysteine synthase family protein, with the protein product MGREDILLPSAVEAIGGTPLVELARMTRELNGRILAKLELLNPGNSKKDRIARQMIEDAEVDGLLQPGQTIVEMTSGNTGTGLAIVSAVKGYRFVAVMSRGNSAERARMMAALGAEVVLVDQLPDSVPGQVSGGDLALVEAKANQIVLERNAFRADQFNLKGSMRAHYLYTGPEMIKQAAGKIDVFCDFVGSGGSFAGCSLALKEYNPGIKCYVVEPEGAAALAGEAITRPNHPIQGGGYSIPELALVDQATIDGFLTITDEEAVTTTRRLASEEGLFAGFSSGANVAAALKLVQDRHAGCTIAVLLCDSGLKYLSTDLWT